A part of Streptantibioticus cattleyicolor NRRL 8057 = DSM 46488 genomic DNA contains:
- a CDS encoding eCIS core domain-containing protein, whose amino-acid sequence MTPQRALFLQTTVGNAAVARMIQRQRRAHRPPGGGREAATGTETEAAPVRRSAVHDVLRSPGRPLAEPVRTEMESRLGEDFRAVHVHDDTPAARSAAEIGARAYTSGDHVVLGRGGSDAHTLAHELTHVIQQRRGPVAGTGTGSGLRVSSPSDRFERAAEANATEALRRPLPAPAARPLPASGPVPLGGPRTNDHSRAPIQRAPAAPTTAAPVATQAVFTHLAKDDVEGECGGFERRRALSVNPPQQGVIVQEITRVFAVEQWDGSAWTALPNTAIDDYVTAKNSTVHATVGRYWELWQVDAEGNVSDGAEDTFGLPSIIPGRTRKNTTRGTYTITGKAVFHPTTAAPETLGFTRRGAAPAGDLYSTLSDPTGAITANGLTTTGQPVHCQVHVTWDSSAKDRYSVVTMA is encoded by the coding sequence ATGACTCCGCAGCGGGCTCTGTTCCTCCAGACCACCGTCGGCAACGCGGCGGTCGCCCGGATGATCCAGCGACAGCGGCGCGCCCACCGCCCCCCTGGCGGCGGACGGGAAGCCGCGACCGGCACGGAGACCGAGGCCGCACCGGTGCGGCGCTCCGCCGTGCACGACGTCCTGCGCTCCCCGGGCCGGCCACTGGCCGAACCGGTGCGCACCGAGATGGAATCGCGCCTGGGGGAGGACTTCCGTGCCGTGCACGTCCACGACGACACCCCGGCCGCACGGTCCGCGGCCGAGATCGGCGCCCGCGCCTACACCTCGGGCGACCACGTCGTGCTCGGCCGCGGCGGCTCGGACGCCCACACCCTCGCTCACGAACTGACCCACGTGATCCAGCAGCGGCGGGGCCCGGTGGCCGGCACCGGGACCGGATCGGGGCTGCGGGTGTCGAGCCCCTCCGACCGCTTCGAGCGCGCGGCCGAGGCGAACGCCACCGAGGCCCTGCGTCGCCCGCTGCCCGCGCCGGCGGCCCGGCCCTTGCCGGCATCCGGTCCGGTGCCGCTCGGGGGCCCGCGGACGAACGACCACTCGCGGGCGCCGATCCAGCGTGCTCCCGCGGCGCCCACCACCGCCGCCCCGGTCGCGACGCAGGCCGTCTTCACGCACCTGGCGAAGGACGATGTGGAAGGCGAGTGCGGCGGCTTCGAACGCAGGCGGGCGTTGAGCGTCAACCCGCCTCAGCAGGGAGTGATCGTCCAGGAGATCACCCGGGTCTTCGCCGTGGAACAGTGGGACGGTTCGGCATGGACCGCCCTGCCGAACACGGCCATCGACGACTACGTCACGGCGAAGAACTCCACCGTGCACGCCACTGTCGGCCGCTACTGGGAGTTGTGGCAGGTCGACGCGGAGGGCAACGTCTCCGACGGCGCGGAGGACACCTTCGGCCTGCCCTCCATCATCCCGGGAAGGACACGCAAGAACACCACGCGGGGGACCTACACGATCACGGGGAAGGCGGTGTTCCACCCCACCACCGCGGCGCCGGAGACTCTGGGATTCACCCGGCGCGGGGCCGCGCCCGCCGGGGACCTGTACAGCACCCTGTCCGACCCGACGGGGGCCATCACGGCCAACGGACTCACCACCACCGGCCAACCGGTGCACTGCCAGGTCCACGTCACGTGGGACAGCTCCGCGAAGGACAGGTACTCGGTGGTCACCATGGCGTGA
- a CDS encoding NAD(P)/FAD-dependent oxidoreductase encodes MAYPASDPYDLVVVGAGCAGATGAATAAGHGLRVAVLDASGHLGGEYLRHPATTPATGRTLATLRRHLDAGHVELLLGHHVWSVARGAGDLWDVHALTGADGDGGRPVRLRARALLLATGAGERHLPFPGWTLPGVVAAGGAQAMLKSGRVLPGRRIVVAGSGPLLLAVAAALATAGARIPAVVEAAGYPRYARRPGVLAANPRKLLEAVHHAAVLTQHQVRILSRSAVTEAHGTDRVEAVTVSRVDDAWRPVPGTERRIPCDAVAVGHGLLPSTTLADGLGCATRQLPRSATGLALDDDQTTSVAGVWAAGETGGVGGWRLARVEGELAGLAVAARLTGRPALTTTARARRLRRARRRMRAFADLMAEAHAPGRGWTDWLTGDTEVCRCEEVTAARVREAVADLGARDTRTVKLLTRAGMGWCQGHTCATAVACLAAGGDGTTTPSAGHRPLAVPVPLGVLADLDDRPAPPPRSTTPQ; translated from the coding sequence ATGGCGTACCCGGCGTCTGACCCGTACGACCTCGTGGTGGTCGGGGCCGGCTGCGCGGGCGCGACCGGTGCCGCCACCGCCGCCGGACACGGCCTGCGCGTCGCCGTACTGGACGCCTCCGGACACCTCGGCGGCGAATACCTCCGCCACCCCGCCACCACCCCGGCGACCGGGCGCACCCTCGCCACGCTGCGCCGCCACCTGGACGCCGGTCACGTCGAACTCCTCCTCGGCCACCACGTGTGGTCCGTGGCCCGCGGCGCCGGAGACCTGTGGGACGTCCACGCGCTCACCGGGGCCGACGGCGACGGCGGACGCCCGGTCCGGCTGCGCGCCCGCGCCCTGCTGCTCGCCACCGGGGCCGGCGAACGCCACCTGCCCTTCCCCGGCTGGACCCTGCCCGGGGTGGTCGCCGCCGGCGGGGCACAGGCGATGCTCAAGTCCGGCCGCGTGCTGCCCGGCCGGCGGATCGTCGTCGCCGGCAGCGGCCCGCTGCTGCTCGCCGTCGCCGCCGCCCTGGCCACCGCCGGCGCCCGGATACCCGCCGTCGTCGAAGCCGCCGGCTACCCGCGCTACGCCCGCCGCCCCGGCGTCCTCGCCGCCAACCCGCGCAAACTCCTGGAAGCCGTCCACCACGCTGCCGTCCTGACACAACATCAGGTGCGGATACTCTCCCGCAGCGCGGTCACCGAGGCGCACGGAACCGACCGGGTGGAAGCCGTCACCGTCTCCCGGGTGGACGACGCCTGGCGCCCGGTGCCGGGGACGGAACGCCGCATCCCCTGCGACGCGGTGGCCGTCGGACACGGACTCCTCCCCAGTACCACACTGGCCGACGGACTCGGCTGCGCCACCCGCCAACTGCCCCGGTCCGCCACGGGGTTGGCGCTCGACGACGACCAGACGACCTCCGTGGCCGGCGTCTGGGCGGCCGGGGAGACCGGTGGCGTCGGCGGCTGGCGGCTCGCCCGCGTCGAAGGCGAACTCGCCGGCCTCGCCGTGGCCGCCCGGCTCACCGGCCGGCCCGCGCTCACCACGACCGCCCGCGCCCGGCGGCTGCGCCGGGCCCGGCGGCGGATGCGCGCCTTCGCCGACCTCATGGCCGAGGCCCACGCCCCCGGCCGCGGCTGGACCGACTGGCTCACCGGCGACACCGAGGTGTGCCGCTGCGAGGAGGTCACCGCGGCCCGCGTCCGGGAAGCCGTCGCCGACCTCGGCGCCCGTGACACCCGTACCGTCAAGCTGCTCACCCGGGCGGGCATGGGCTGGTGCCAGGGGCACACCTGCGCCACCGCCGTCGCCTGCCTCGCGGCCGGCGGCGACGGCACCACCACCCCCTCGGCCGGACACCGCCCGCTGGCCGTTCCCGTACCCCTGGGCGTCCTCGCCGACCTCGACGACCGACCGGCACCTCCTCCCCGCAGCACGACACCACAGTGA
- a CDS encoding (2Fe-2S)-binding protein codes for MTRTPREPAFVISVDGRTVAAYPGQSLAAALWGAGILAWRTTRNGGRPRGAFCGIGQCYECLATVNGTPNRRACLLPARPGDEITTQEGHGHGVPGV; via the coding sequence TTGACCCGAACCCCCCGCGAACCGGCCTTCGTCATCAGCGTCGACGGCCGCACCGTCGCCGCGTATCCCGGCCAGAGCCTCGCCGCCGCGCTGTGGGGCGCCGGCATCCTCGCCTGGCGGACCACCCGGAACGGCGGCCGGCCGCGCGGCGCCTTCTGCGGCATCGGCCAGTGCTACGAATGCCTCGCCACGGTCAACGGAACGCCCAACCGCAGGGCCTGCCTGCTCCCCGCCCGCCCCGGCGACGAGATCACCACCCAGGAGGGCCACGGCCATGGCGTACCCGGCGTCTGA
- a CDS encoding NAD(P)/FAD-dependent oxidoreductase produces the protein MRSSDVIVVGAGMTGAACAYYAARAGLSVTVVDRGPVAGGTTGAGEGNLLVSDKEPGPELRLALLSAQLWRRLAGRFGPEIEYEPKGGLVVAADPARMAALRDLAAGQRAAGVVAEEVPADRLHDLEPHLAPGPAGGFHYPQDAQVQPALAAAHLLRAAGDRVRLRLGEEVTAVLTGPHGEVSGVATGTGELHAPHVVNAAGVHGGALARSAGTHLPVQPRRGFVLVTEALPPLVRHKVYAADYVADVASDSAGLQTSAVVEGTAAGPVLIGASRERVGFDRTLSPAALRRLAAGATALFPVLAGVRVMRAYPGFRPYLPDHLPAIGADPHVPGLLHACGHEGAGIGLAPATGLIVTRLLTGGEPPLDIGPFDPGRFDHGHRLVARQPGSAR, from the coding sequence ATGAGGAGCTCGGACGTCATCGTCGTCGGTGCGGGCATGACCGGCGCCGCGTGCGCCTATTACGCGGCCCGGGCCGGCCTGTCCGTCACCGTGGTCGACCGCGGTCCCGTCGCCGGCGGGACCACGGGCGCGGGGGAGGGGAACCTGCTGGTCTCCGACAAGGAACCCGGCCCCGAACTGCGACTCGCCCTGCTCTCCGCCCAGTTGTGGCGACGGCTGGCCGGACGGTTCGGGCCGGAGATCGAGTACGAACCCAAGGGCGGCCTGGTGGTCGCCGCCGACCCGGCACGGATGGCGGCGCTGCGCGACCTCGCCGCCGGGCAGCGCGCGGCCGGCGTCGTCGCCGAGGAGGTCCCCGCCGACCGCCTGCACGACCTCGAACCCCACCTCGCCCCCGGACCGGCCGGCGGGTTCCACTACCCCCAGGACGCCCAGGTCCAACCCGCCCTCGCCGCCGCCCACCTGCTGCGCGCCGCCGGTGACCGGGTACGGCTGCGCCTGGGCGAGGAGGTCACCGCCGTCCTCACCGGACCGCACGGCGAGGTAAGCGGCGTGGCCACCGGCACCGGCGAACTGCACGCCCCCCACGTGGTCAACGCCGCCGGGGTCCACGGCGGCGCACTGGCCCGGTCGGCCGGCACCCACCTGCCCGTCCAGCCGCGCCGCGGCTTCGTCCTGGTCACCGAGGCACTGCCGCCCCTGGTGCGCCACAAGGTCTACGCGGCCGACTACGTCGCCGACGTGGCCAGCGACTCGGCGGGGCTCCAGACCTCGGCGGTGGTGGAGGGCACCGCGGCCGGACCGGTGCTGATCGGGGCCAGCCGGGAACGCGTCGGCTTCGACCGCACCCTGTCGCCCGCCGCGCTGCGCCGCCTCGCCGCCGGGGCCACCGCGTTGTTCCCGGTGCTGGCCGGGGTGCGGGTGATGCGCGCCTACCCGGGGTTCCGCCCGTATCTCCCCGACCACCTGCCCGCCATCGGAGCCGACCCCCACGTGCCCGGACTGCTCCACGCCTGCGGCCACGAGGGGGCGGGAATCGGGCTCGCCCCGGCGACCGGCCTGATCGTCACCCGGCTGCTCACCGGCGGCGAACCACCCCTGGACATCGGCCCGTTCGACCCCGGCCGGTTCGACCACGGCCACCGGTTGGTGGCGCGTCAGCCAGGGTCCGCCCGGTGA
- a CDS encoding SpoIIE family protein phosphatase, producing MGSPSPPGAASRLLPPGPRSVALARRFVRSVLDGVAPDVVDTAELLTDELMTNAVVHARTEIEMRAWSTGGRVHVRVSDRRPSCGLVPHEHRPYATTGRGLGVVEQLASSHGAHICEDRKTVWFELWPGLPAPPASAWETVPPPGPTVTVTLVDVPYVLYWAAQQHWEALLREMLLVASAGERIGSVPPEELFLAHDTANVISACMTAAAQEETAGSATLSFLVEFPADAAPAVATLCRVLDAAEEAAQLGSVLTLPALPHIRAFRHWLLDQIAEQVAGGPPTSWALAGDAPVATATELSPWDASDIEAASVPTIVADDGDRIIAVNTAVASLLGWQADDLIGRPLTVLVPEHLRERHTAAFSSLLLTGQPRILGRSVPLPALHRDGRLIPIRLHIQTQEAVDGRTVLVAQLTPRTAAPEASSAPVERRVAVRAEPRPGSRPVRPPSGTTQPRRMSRDEMGDALHRLSLLAETGNALAGTLDLDEGLRRVCQVLTRRLADWCAVDLLDEQGDVNRVCVVHRDPSALTPGVELGTLPPLSEAERGPLPRVLRGAGPLLLTDIPPPGPDHSPLDTRQLELFQRLGASSAVIAPLRARREVLGALIVVRTREEDPFTEEDLPLVSDLVRGISLGVDNARLYQSTQRTAERLQFSLLPQLPDVAHLEMAARYAPSSTTAQVGGDWFDAFVLPNGDTAVVIGDVAGHDLQAAVAMSQLRNMLRGIAVDCQEPSGVVLHRLDRACHAFYPNATATCVYALVKGGDAGPWELHHASAGHLPMLLTTWEGETRYLESGAGLLIGMDPGAPRTTARDPLPPRSTLLLFTDGLIERRGESLDDAMARLRHDAATLARSPLDVFCDELIIRLGSDSTDDIALLAVRPAPPGRTGQ from the coding sequence ATGGGCAGTCCCAGCCCGCCAGGGGCGGCGTCACGTCTGTTGCCTCCGGGGCCCCGGAGTGTCGCGCTGGCCCGGCGGTTCGTGCGCTCGGTGCTGGACGGTGTCGCGCCGGATGTGGTCGACACCGCCGAGTTGCTGACCGACGAGCTGATGACCAACGCGGTGGTGCACGCCCGCACCGAGATCGAGATGCGGGCCTGGTCCACCGGCGGCCGGGTGCACGTACGGGTCAGCGACCGCCGGCCGTCGTGCGGCCTGGTCCCGCACGAACACCGGCCGTACGCCACCACCGGACGCGGCCTGGGCGTCGTCGAGCAGCTCGCCTCCAGCCACGGCGCCCACATCTGCGAGGACCGCAAGACCGTCTGGTTCGAGCTGTGGCCCGGGCTGCCCGCGCCCCCGGCCTCCGCCTGGGAGACCGTCCCGCCGCCCGGCCCGACGGTGACCGTGACCCTGGTCGACGTGCCGTACGTGCTCTACTGGGCCGCGCAGCAGCACTGGGAGGCGCTCCTGCGCGAGATGCTGCTGGTGGCGTCCGCCGGGGAGCGGATCGGCTCGGTGCCGCCGGAGGAGCTGTTCCTCGCCCATGACACGGCCAACGTCATCAGTGCCTGCATGACGGCCGCGGCGCAGGAGGAGACGGCCGGCAGCGCCACGCTGTCGTTCCTGGTGGAGTTCCCCGCCGACGCCGCGCCGGCCGTGGCCACCTTGTGCCGGGTGCTCGACGCGGCCGAGGAGGCGGCCCAGTTGGGGAGCGTGCTCACGCTCCCGGCGCTGCCGCACATCCGGGCGTTCCGCCACTGGCTGCTCGACCAGATCGCCGAGCAGGTCGCCGGGGGGCCGCCCACTTCCTGGGCACTCGCCGGTGACGCGCCGGTGGCGACCGCGACGGAACTGTCGCCCTGGGACGCGAGCGACATCGAGGCCGCCAGCGTGCCGACCATCGTGGCCGACGACGGGGACCGGATCATCGCGGTCAACACCGCGGTGGCGAGCCTGCTGGGCTGGCAGGCCGACGACCTCATCGGACGCCCGCTGACCGTGCTCGTCCCCGAGCACCTGCGGGAACGCCACACGGCGGCCTTCAGCTCCCTGCTGCTCACCGGCCAGCCGCGCATCCTGGGCCGCTCCGTTCCGCTGCCGGCGTTGCACCGGGACGGCCGGCTGATCCCCATCCGGCTGCACATCCAGACCCAGGAGGCGGTCGACGGACGCACCGTCCTGGTCGCGCAACTGACCCCGCGGACGGCCGCCCCGGAGGCGTCGTCCGCGCCCGTCGAGAGGCGGGTCGCGGTCCGGGCGGAGCCACGCCCGGGATCACGCCCGGTTCGACCGCCGTCCGGGACGACGCAGCCACGGCGGATGAGCCGCGACGAGATGGGCGACGCGCTGCACCGCCTGTCGCTGCTGGCCGAAACCGGCAACGCGCTGGCCGGCACGCTCGACCTGGACGAGGGGCTGCGCCGGGTGTGCCAGGTGCTGACCCGGCGGCTGGCGGACTGGTGCGCGGTGGACCTGCTGGACGAGCAGGGGGACGTGAACCGGGTCTGCGTCGTCCACCGCGACCCCTCGGCGCTCACCCCGGGGGTGGAGTTGGGCACGCTGCCGCCGCTGTCCGAGGCGGAACGGGGGCCGCTGCCCCGGGTGCTGCGGGGCGCGGGCCCCCTGCTGCTCACCGACATCCCGCCGCCCGGCCCGGACCACAGCCCGCTGGACACCCGGCAGTTGGAGCTGTTCCAGCGGCTCGGGGCGAGCAGCGCGGTCATCGCCCCGCTGCGGGCCCGCCGGGAGGTGCTGGGCGCGCTGATCGTGGTCCGTACCCGGGAGGAGGACCCGTTCACCGAGGAGGACCTGCCGCTCGTGTCGGACCTGGTGCGCGGCATCTCGCTCGGGGTGGACAACGCCCGGCTGTACCAGAGCACCCAACGGACCGCCGAACGCCTCCAGTTCTCGCTGCTGCCCCAACTGCCCGACGTCGCCCACCTGGAGATGGCCGCCCGCTACGCCCCGTCCAGCACCACGGCGCAGGTCGGCGGTGACTGGTTCGACGCGTTCGTACTGCCCAACGGCGACACCGCCGTGGTCATCGGAGACGTGGCCGGGCACGACCTGCAGGCGGCGGTGGCCATGAGCCAGTTGCGCAACATGCTGCGCGGCATCGCCGTCGACTGCCAGGAACCCTCGGGCGTGGTGCTGCACCGGCTCGACCGGGCCTGCCACGCCTTCTACCCGAACGCCACCGCCACGTGCGTCTACGCGCTGGTGAAGGGGGGCGACGCCGGCCCGTGGGAGCTGCACCACGCGTCCGCCGGCCATCTGCCGATGCTGCTGACGACCTGGGAGGGCGAGACCCGTTATCTGGAGTCGGGCGCGGGCCTGTTGATCGGCATGGACCCCGGCGCCCCCCGGACGACCGCCCGCGATCCGCTGCCGCCCCGCTCCACCCTGCTGCTCTTCACCGACGGACTCATCGAACGCCGCGGCGAGTCCCTGGACGACGCCATGGCCAGGCTCCGCCACGACGCCGCCACCCTGGCGCGCTCCCCCCTCGACGTCTTCTGCGACGAACTGATCATCCGGCTCGGCTCCGACAGCACCGACGACATCGCGCTGCTCGCCGTGCGCCCCGCGCCGCCCGGCCGGACGGGTCAGTAG
- a CDS encoding glyceraldehyde-3-phosphate dehydrogenase, with product MTATVDSFTNWKNREEIAESMIPMIGKLHRERDVTVLLHSRSLVNKSVVSILKTHRFARQIAGEELSVTDTLPFLRALTTLDLGPSQIDIGMLAAMYQADDRGLSVEEFTATAVAGATGPDKIERREPRDVVLYGFGRIGRLLARLLIEKAGSGNGLRLRAIVVRKGAGQDIVKRASLLRRDSIHGQFQGTITVDEATSTIVANGNEIKVIYSDDPTTVDYTAYGIKDAILIDNTGKWRDREGLSKHLRPGIDKVVLTAPGKGDVPNIVHGVNHDTIKPDERILSCASCTTNAIVPPLKAMADEFGVLRGHVETVHSFTNDQNLLDNYHNSDRRGRSAPLNMVITETGAASAVAKALPDLKAKITGSSIRVPVPDVSIAILNLRLARETTREEVLDYLRNVSLTSPLKRQIDFISAPDAVSSDFIGSRHASIVDAGATKVDGDDAILYLWYDNEFGYSCQVVRVVQYVSGVEYPTYPVPAV from the coding sequence GTGACTGCGACCGTGGACTCGTTCACCAACTGGAAGAACCGCGAGGAGATCGCGGAGTCGATGATCCCGATGATCGGGAAGCTGCACCGGGAACGGGACGTGACGGTCCTGCTCCACAGCCGGTCCTTGGTGAACAAGTCGGTGGTCAGCATCCTCAAGACCCACCGCTTCGCCCGGCAGATCGCCGGCGAGGAGCTGTCGGTCACCGACACGCTGCCGTTCCTGCGCGCCCTCACCACGCTCGACCTGGGCCCCTCGCAGATCGACATCGGCATGCTGGCCGCGATGTACCAGGCCGACGACCGCGGCCTGTCGGTGGAGGAGTTCACCGCCACGGCCGTGGCCGGCGCCACGGGTCCCGACAAGATCGAGCGCCGCGAGCCGCGCGACGTCGTCCTCTACGGCTTCGGCCGCATCGGCCGCCTGCTCGCCCGGCTGCTCATCGAGAAGGCCGGCTCCGGCAACGGCCTGCGGCTGCGCGCCATCGTCGTCCGCAAGGGCGCCGGCCAGGACATCGTCAAGCGCGCCTCGCTGCTGCGCCGGGACTCCATCCACGGCCAGTTCCAGGGCACCATCACCGTCGACGAGGCCACCAGCACGATCGTCGCCAACGGCAACGAGATCAAGGTCATCTACTCCGACGACCCGACGACGGTGGACTACACGGCGTACGGCATCAAGGACGCCATCCTCATCGACAACACCGGCAAGTGGCGTGACCGCGAGGGCCTTTCGAAGCACCTGCGCCCCGGCATCGACAAGGTCGTCCTCACCGCCCCCGGCAAGGGCGACGTCCCCAACATCGTGCACGGCGTCAACCACGACACCATCAAGCCGGACGAGCGGATCCTGTCCTGCGCCTCCTGCACCACCAACGCCATCGTGCCGCCGCTGAAGGCGATGGCCGACGAGTTCGGCGTGCTCCGCGGCCACGTGGAGACCGTCCACTCGTTCACCAACGACCAGAACCTGCTGGACAATTACCACAACTCCGACCGCCGTGGGCGCTCCGCGCCGCTCAACATGGTCATCACCGAGACCGGCGCCGCCTCCGCCGTCGCCAAGGCGCTGCCCGACCTCAAGGCGAAGATCACCGGCAGCTCGATCCGCGTCCCGGTGCCGGACGTCTCGATCGCCATCCTCAACCTGCGGCTCGCCCGCGAGACCACCCGCGAGGAGGTCCTCGACTACCTGCGCAACGTGTCGCTGACCTCCCCGCTGAAGCGGCAGATCGACTTCATCAGCGCGCCCGACGCCGTCTCCAGCGACTTCATCGGCTCCCGCCACGCCTCCATCGTCGACGCCGGCGCCACCAAGGTCGACGGTGACGACGCGATCCTCTACCTGTGGTACGACAACGAGTTCGGCTACTCGTGCCAGGTGGTCCGCGTCGTCCAGTACGTCTCCGGCGTGGAGTACCCGACCTACCCGGTCCCGGCGGTCTGA